One part of the Aurantibacillus circumpalustris genome encodes these proteins:
- a CDS encoding chemotaxis protein CheW, with the protein MATKLMKDDKIEATKSFLSFKLAEEHFAIEVMKIMEILEVPKITKVPHAPDFLKGVVNLRGGVLPVIDARTKFGMQSIDMTVDTCILVLSIELNEETITVGALVDSVSEVFEMEEKHIQPSPSIGSKYNADFIQGMIKEKDQFMMLLDIDKVFSSEELEAIIEPKVETTLA; encoded by the coding sequence ATGGCAACTAAATTAATGAAAGACGACAAAATAGAAGCAACAAAATCATTCTTGTCATTTAAACTCGCAGAAGAACATTTTGCAATTGAAGTAATGAAAATTATGGAAATCTTAGAAGTTCCTAAGATTACCAAAGTACCACACGCACCTGACTTTTTAAAAGGTGTAGTAAATTTACGTGGTGGCGTGTTACCCGTTATTGATGCCCGCACAAAATTTGGCATGCAATCAATTGACATGACAGTAGACACGTGTATTTTAGTTTTAAGTATTGAACTAAATGAAGAAACTATCACTGTTGGCGCACTTGTAGACTCAGTATCGGAAGTATTTGAAATGGAAGAAAAACACATTCAACCTTCTCCAAGCATTGGATCAAAATACAATGCTGACTTTATTCAAGGGATGATTAAAGAAAAAGATCAGTTCATGATGTTACTTGACATTGATAAAGTTTTTTCATCAGAAGAATTGGAAGCTATCATTGAACCTAAAGTTGAAACTACTTTAGCATAA